A DNA window from Syntrophales bacterium contains the following coding sequences:
- the traL gene encoding type IV conjugative transfer system protein TraL — protein sequence MGGKRFPQYLSDPLQVLWFEPDELSMMFIFFGLAMVYGSFFWILMVLVPWFYSRTKKKYPKGFLKHMLYFIGILNLKGYPIFFEDTFVE from the coding sequence GTGGGTGGAAAAAGGTTCCCGCAGTATCTGTCAGATCCATTGCAAGTTTTGTGGTTCGAGCCAGATGAGCTCAGCATGATGTTTATCTTTTTTGGTCTGGCAATGGTGTATGGCAGTTTTTTCTGGATTCTTATGGTTTTGGTACCCTGGTTCTATTCCAGGACGAAAAAGAAATATCCCAAAGGTTTCCTGAAACACATGCTCTATTTTATAGGTATCTTAAATTTAAAAGGATACCCTATTTTTTTTGAGGATACATTCGTAGAATGA
- a CDS encoding type IV conjugative transfer system protein TraE yields MKFDIFMNEKSNIASENRLLKFFVVVIGIAVLMSSIYSYHALRYQKVIIIPPGARDNIEVMGNIVNDEYVKAFTRYIVSLAFNYSPATVRKQYDELLALFDSGSYPQGKTTFYNYADNVEITQTSSTFYIDKIWMDKKKKWIEVGGIERHYMDDRKVKDGAKVYLVGYTISDGRFRITGISEKHKKGNRDED; encoded by the coding sequence ATGAAATTCGATATTTTTATGAACGAAAAGTCAAATATTGCTTCGGAAAACAGGCTCTTAAAGTTTTTTGTAGTGGTTATTGGTATTGCTGTTCTCATGAGCTCGATTTACTCGTACCATGCGCTCCGCTACCAAAAGGTAATCATTATTCCACCCGGAGCAAGGGACAATATTGAGGTTATGGGCAATATTGTGAATGATGAGTATGTTAAGGCATTTACGCGTTATATTGTTTCGCTTGCATTTAACTACAGCCCCGCCACAGTAAGAAAACAGTACGATGAGCTTCTTGCACTGTTTGACTCCGGCTCATATCCTCAAGGGAAAACAACTTTCTATAATTATGCCGATAACGTGGAAATAACGCAGACCAGCAGCACGTTTTATATTGATAAGATATGGATGGATAAAAAAAAGAAATGGATCGAGGTTGGAGGCATAGAGCGGCACTATATGGATGACAGAAAGGTTAAGGACGGAGCCAAAGTATATCTTGTAGGATACACGATATCCGATGGAAGATTCAGGATAACCGGCATTTCCGAAAAGCACAAGAAAGGAAACAGAGATGAGGATTAG